The genomic stretch ACCTCAACCTGGGGCTCGCCTACAAGGGCCAGGGCCAGTACGACAAGGCGATGCAGGAGTACGACGAGGCGGAGAAGCTCGACCCGGAGCTGGCCGCCGTGCACCTCAACCGCGCCATCATCCTCCACAAGGTGAAGGACGCCCCCGAGCGCGCCGTCGAGCTGTACAAGAAGTACATCGCCACGGCGGGGGGCGACGTCGCCCTCTCCGCCGAGTCGCCCGTGTTCGGGCTGCTGCGCGAGGCGGAGTCCATCGTCAACGCCAAGCGCGAGGCCGCCATGGCCGAGCAGCAGGCGAAGCAGATGGAGGAGCTGCAGAAGAAGCAGCAGGCCCAGATGCAGGCCGCGGAGAAGAAGCAGGCCCCGCAGGGCGCCGTGCCCCCGGGCGCCGCCGCCACGCCCGCCACCGGCACCAACGCGCCCCCCCAGGTCGCGCCCGCCGGCGGCGCCACCCCCCAGCCCCCCACCGCCACCCCGACGGAGGGTGCGGGCGAGAAGAAGAACAGTGCAGCCCCGGCGGATCCTTCCGAGCCGGGTGAGCCTGAAGACGACCTGATGTGAAAGTTGGGATGCCCCGGGTGCCTTCGCTGTGGCGGGGGCCGGGGCGATGATGCGAACCTTCGCTGCCCCGGAAGGGGTGCGTGGTGTGGAACGGGCCCTTCGGGGCTCCCGTGGAGGCAGTGATGCGGAAGGCGTTGATGCTGTGCGTGGTGCTCGCGGTCGCCCCGGCGTTCGCCCAGGACGAGGGCGCCAAGGCCCAGGGTGGGGGCGGAGAGGGCAATGTGCGCTACTCCAAGACGACCAACATCGACTTCGAGGACGACACCATCGAGGGCGACCTCACCAAGCCGGACGGCGAGTACATCGACGCGCGCGACAAGGTGAAGCACTCGAACCTCATCCGCATCCGCGAGGACTTCGAGGACAAGGTCATGCAGTCGGTGGGTGAGCTGTAGCGGATGACCTCCGCGCGCGAGCCGGGAACCTGGTGGCGCGCGCGTTGTCATGGCTGGTAGCGAGCACCCACTTTCCAAGCAGGAGCCCCCATGGCCGTTCCCCTGACACTCAAGGTCTTCAAGGGCGAGACGCTCGTCGCCACCAAGGACTACGAGCGCGACATCATCAAGATTGGCCGCCTGTCCTCCGCGCACCTGTGCCTGGAGGACGAG from Myxococcus stipitatus encodes the following:
- the cglF gene encoding adventurous gliding motility protein CglF yields the protein MRKALMLCVVLAVAPAFAQDEGAKAQGGGGEGNVRYSKTTNIDFEDDTIEGDLTKPDGEYIDARDKVKHSNLIRIREDFEDKVMQSVGEL